The proteins below come from a single Parageobacillus thermoglucosidasius genomic window:
- a CDS encoding transposase produces MKVLDVQGQGGSEKTSGAFWKAMKVLDVQGLHEAIDKIISELQRKNAQMKNIRQSIQQFISLEGSLKGKGGEAIRNYYEDVHIPFLTYWEMFSEEFEAVLKQMKMALQA; encoded by the coding sequence TCCGAAAAAACATCAGGGGCATTCTGGAAAGCAATGAAAGTATTAGATGTTCAGGGATTGCATGAGGCAATCGACAAAATCATCAGCGAATTGCAAAGAAAAAACGCCCAAATGAAAAACATTCGTCAAAGCATCCAACAGTTCATTTCTTTAGAAGGCTCCTTAAAGGGAAAAGGGGGAGAGGCGATTCGAAACTACTACGAGGATGTGCATATCCCCTTTCTCACTTATTGGGAAATGTTTTCGGAAGAATTCGAAGCGGTTTTAAAACAAATGAAAATGGCACTTCAAGCGTAA